Below is a window of Nitrospira sp. DNA.
TCCACCACCGTCAGCGGGGTGCGGGGGGGACAGGGCGGGGCCGTGACGTTGACCGTCGGAGACGCAGCGGATTTGAAAAAACGGAGTCCCTTGTTGTCGGACACCGGCTGGGCCAAGCGGGATGTGATGCAGATCGTCAACGGCAACCGCAACTGGAACGGTCCCGTCAACGGGATCTCTCCGAGTTATCTGACGATTCGGGACTGGTCGTTCACCAGCGGAGGACCGTTCACCCAAACCGACTTGGAGAGCGCGGCCCGCGTGGCGCTGATCGGGCAGACGACGCTGGAAAATCTCTTTGATCCCGGCGAGGAGGCGATCGGTGCGACGATTCGCATCAAGAATGTGCCGTTTCAGGTTGTCGGCGTCTTGGCTCCGAAGGGCCAATCAGCGCAGGGCTCGGATCAGGACGATGTGATTTTTATCCCCTTCACGACTGCGGAGCGGAAGGTGTTCGGCAGTCAGTTCCTGGGATCGGTCGGGGCCTTGTTTGCGTCCACGGAACAGAGCGCGGATTTGCCCGAGGCGGTCGATCAGATTCGGGAGGTCTTGCGGGCGCGACATCGACTCCAGGGCGAGCAGGCGGACGATTTCACCATCCGGACGCAAGTCGATATCGGAAAGGTGCAGGAGAGCACGAGCCAGACGCTGACGGTCATGCTCTTTGCCATCGCGTCAGTATCGCTGCTGGTTGGCGGGATC
It encodes the following:
- a CDS encoding ABC transporter permease produces the protein MPAFILLTVMTALRILSRNRLRAGLTMLGIVIGVGAVIAMVSIGQGARAAVQAQVASMGTNVIIIMPGSTTVSGVRGGQGGAVTLTVGDAADLKKRSPLLSDTGWAKRDVMQIVNGNRNWNGPVNGISPSYLTIRDWSFTSGGPFTQTDLESAARVALIGQTTLENLFDPGEEAIGATIRIKNVPFQVVGVLAPKGQSAQGSDQDDVIFIPFTTAERKVFGSQFLGSVGALFASTEQSADLPEAVDQIREVLRARHRLQGEQADDFTIRTQVDIGKVQESTSQTLTVMLFAIASVSLLVGGIGIMNILLVSVTERTREIGVRMAVGAKRLHILMQFLIEAVTLSLFGGVIGVVVGIVGARLTTVIAGWPTIISFEAIMTAFVFSLAVGLFFGLYPANKAARLNPIEALRYE